DNA from Candidatus Eisenbacteria bacterium:
ATCTTCTGGTAGATCGAGAAGAAGTGCTTCGGACGTCCGCTGACCTCGGCCTCGAGGCCGGCTTCGCCGAGGCGCTTGGAGAGGTTCGCGATCACTTCCTTCGTGTACTTCTCGCGCTCGGCCTTCTTCTTCGCGACCGAGCGCTTCAGCTGGTAGTACACCTCGGGGTGCAGGTAGCGCAGCGAGCTGTCCTCGAGCTCGCTCTTGAGCCAGTAGACCCCGAGCCGGTGCGCGAGCGGTGCGTAGATCTCGAGCGTCTCCTGCGCGATGTCGGCCTGGCGCTGCGCATCGAGGTGCCCGAGGGTGCGCATGTTGTGGGTGCGGTCGGCGAGCTTCACGAGGATGACGCGGATGTCGCGAGCCATCGCGAGCAGCATCTTGCGGAAGTTCTCGGCCTGCTTCTCCTCGCGCGAGGTGAAGCTGATCTGGCCGATCTTGGTGACGCCGTCGACGAGGGCTGCGATCTCGGGACCGAAGAGCTGCTCGATCTGGTCGAGCGTCGCGAGCGTGTCCTCGACCGTGTCGTGCAGGAGTCCGGTCGCGATGCTGGGGACGTCGAGGCGGAGCTCGGCGATGATGCCGGCCACGTTGAGGGGATGCGTGAGATACGGCTCGCCCGACTTCCGCCGCTGTCCCTTGTGCACCTCGGCCGAGAACTCGTAGGCGCGCTCGATCACGTCGGTCGGCGCCGACGGGTTGTACTGGCGGACGCGCTCGACGAGGTCGGTGATCGTCATCTGGTGAATGCGACACGGGCGCGCGTCACGATGTCTCCGGCGAGATCCTCCGGCGTGCGCAGAGCCGTGTCCATGACCAGATCGTAGCGACTGTGATCGTGGTAATCGACCCCATAGATGTCGCGATAGCGCCGGCGATCGGACGTCTCGCGAGCCTGGATCTCGGCGAGCCGCGCCGCCGTCGCCCCGCCCTCGCGCGCCGCGATGCGGGCCGCGCGGACCGACTCCGGGCAGTCGAGGAACACTTTCAGCGCCGGGACGCCGGCCTCCTCGGCCATGAACGCCGCGAGGCGGCCTTCCAGCACCGCGTTCCCCACGCGCGCCCGGGCCCGCATGCGATCGTCGAGCTGGCGGTCGATCGTCGGGTCGGTCTCGGCTCGCCGGAGATACTCCTGGAGCGTCAGCCCCGCCTCCTCGGCCTGCCGGCGGAAGATGTTCCCCGCGTAGACGTGCTCGAGCCCGAGCTCGCCGGCCACGAGACGCGCCACGGTCGTCTTTCCGCTCCCCGGCAGGCCCGAGATCGTGATCAGCATCTCACTCGATATTCTGCACTTGCTCGCGCAGCTTCTCCACCTCGCCCTTGCCGTCGACGACGAGGTGATTGATCGCGAGGTCCGACGCCTTCGATCCGGTCGTGTTCAGCTCGCGCTGGATCTCCTGCAGCAGGAACTCGACGCGCTTGCCGATGCTGCCCGCACCGCGCAGCGTCTGGCCGAGCGAGACGAGGTGGCTCTCGAGCCGCACCAGCTCCTCGGTGATGTCGCCGCGCTCGGCCAGCGTGACGATCTCCTGCGCGATGCGCTGGGGTTCGACGTCCGCGGTCTGCCGCAGGCGCTCCACGCGCTCGGCGATGCGCACGTCGAGAGCGGCCAGCACTTCGGGCCGCCGCGCCCGGATCGCGTGGGTGATCTTGCGCAGCGCCGCCGTGCGGCCCAGGAGCTCCCGCTGCAGATGGGCTCCCTCCCGCCGCCGCTCGCGGTCGAAGGCGCGCAGCGCGCCGTCGAGGGCCCGCCGCAGCGCCTTGCGCTCCGGCTCGAGCGCCGGCACCTGCTCGCCCACCTCGAAGAGGTCGGGGAGACGCAGGACGTCGGCGATCGTCACGGTGTCGGCGACCGCGAGCCGGCGCGCGAGCTGGCGTGCGGCGGCCACGTACGACTTCGCCAGCTCGTCACGGACGCTCACGCGGTAGCGCCGTCTCGCGGCGACCGGCGTGCGCGCGATGCCGACGTCCACCCGTCCGCGCTCGACCGCCGCCCGCACGCGATCGCGCACCTCGCCCTCCCACGCCGCGTACTCGCGGGGCAGCGCCACCTTGACGTCGAGGAAGCGTTGGTTGACGCCGCGGATCTCGACCGCGAGGTGCGCCGTCGCCGCGTCGGCAGTCGCCGCGCCGTATCCCGTCATGCTGCGCATGCCGTCCCTACGCGCCTCGCAGCGCCCGCCGGAGCTCGTCGGCGCTGACGGTCGCGGTGCCGATCTTGCCCACGGCGACCCCCGCGGCGTGGTTCGCGAGCAGCGTGGCCTCCTCGAGCGAGCCGCCGGCCCCGAGCGCGAGCGCGCAGGTCGCGATGACGGTGTCGCCCGCGCCCGTCACGTCGAACACCTCGCGCGCGGCAGTCGGGAACTCCTCGACGATGCCGCCCGGCTTGAAGAGCGCCATCCCCTGCTCGCCGCGCGAGATGAGGACCGCCTCGGCCTGCCAGCGGGACAGCAGGCGCTCGCCCGCCTTGCGCAACGAGGCCGCGTCGCGGATCTCGATGCCCGAGGCGGCAGCGGCCTCCTCCCGATTCGGCTTCACCAGCGAGACCCGCCGGTAGCGGTCGAAGTTCGCGCGCTTCGGGTCGACCACCCAGGTGAACGGCCGCTGCCGGTGCGCCTCGGCGAGGGCGTCGAGGAGGGCGCCGTCGATGACGCCCTTGTTGTAGTCGGAGAGCACGAGCACGTCGTGCCGGCGCCAGCGCGCGAGCACGTGCTCGCGCACCCGACGGGTCGCCGCACCACGCCCGCCGGCTGCCTCCTCGCGATCGAGCCGCACCACCTGCTGGTGGTGGGCGATGATGCGCGTCTTCTCGATCGTCGGCCGGCTGCCGTCGACGATCACCCCGTCGGTCGCCGCGCCGAGCGCGCGCAGCATCGCGACCAGCTTCGTTCCGGCGGCGTCGCGGCCGACGATCCCCGAGATGGCGACGCGGCCGCCCAGCGCCCGCACGTTGCTGACGACGTTGCCCGCGCCTCCGGGGCGCGCGTCCTCACGCGTCACGTGGACGACCGGGACCGGCGCCTCGGGCGAGATGCGATCGACCCGACCCCACACGAAGCGATCGATCATGAGATCGCCGACCA
Protein-coding regions in this window:
- a CDS encoding cytidylate kinase family protein gives rise to the protein MLITISGLPGSGKTTVARLVAGELGLEHVYAGNIFRRQAEEAGLTLQEYLRRAETDPTIDRQLDDRMRARARVGNAVLEGRLAAFMAEEAGVPALKVFLDCPESVRAARIAAREGGATAARLAEIQARETSDRRRYRDIYGVDYHDHSRYDLVMDTALRTPEDLAGDIVTRARVAFTR
- a CDS encoding YicC/YloC family endoribonuclease, which encodes MRSMTGYGAATADAATAHLAVEIRGVNQRFLDVKVALPREYAAWEGEVRDRVRAAVERGRVDVGIARTPVAARRRYRVSVRDELAKSYVAAARQLARRLAVADTVTIADVLRLPDLFEVGEQVPALEPERKALRRALDGALRAFDRERRREGAHLQRELLGRTAALRKITHAIRARRPEVLAALDVRIAERVERLRQTADVEPQRIAQEIVTLAERGDITEELVRLESHLVSLGQTLRGAGSIGKRVEFLLQEIQRELNTTGSKASDLAINHLVVDGKGEVEKLREQVQNIE
- the rfaE1 gene encoding D-glycero-beta-D-manno-heptose-7-phosphate kinase, whose product is MTRISRDRLARLVGRFRRVRVLVVGDLMIDRFVWGRVDRISPEAPVPVVHVTREDARPGGAGNVVSNVRALGGRVAISGIVGRDAAGTKLVAMLRALGAATDGVIVDGSRPTIEKTRIIAHHQQVVRLDREEAAGGRGAATRRVREHVLARWRRHDVLVLSDYNKGVIDGALLDALAEAHRQRPFTWVVDPKRANFDRYRRVSLVKPNREEAAAASGIEIRDAASLRKAGERLLSRWQAEAVLISRGEQGMALFKPGGIVEEFPTAAREVFDVTGAGDTVIATCALALGAGGSLEEATLLANHAAGVAVGKIGTATVSADELRRALRGA